CTTCACAAAGACCTAACGCAATGCTGTTTTCGACCACTTTTTCGAGTGCACTCACCAGAATTTGGCACGGTAACAGTAACTTGATTGTTGGAGCCGACGTCCACAGATGCCATGCGGCTGGTGTCCACGCTCGCTGGCTTGAAGTCATCTGCAAGACGAGGCGTTTGTGGGTGAATTCTGAGTTCTGGCGAGGGTGAATGGGAGTCCCCTGGACAGCACTTACATTTGATAGTGTGAAAGGCGGTCGAGGTGTTCTTCGGGTTGAAGGTGGCGCCCAGCTTCAGTTCCCGCACCTCCTCACCGATGTTGAGGCGCTCGGCCAGCGAATTCTTCTGTTtggtcatcatcatcgtgtTGGTATTGCTGTTGGGCTGATAAGGCaggttggtggtggtgcttTGTGggtggttgctgttgttggagTGTTGGTAATAATTGGCACTGGTGTGGTTTGACTTTTGATAATTGTTATTGTGGTTgaggttgctgctgctgctgttgctttgaTATGACTTCTCGGCCACATCCGCCAAAGCAAATTGGAGCTCCTCGGCGGCGCCACCGCGTTGATGGCTATGCCCGCCGTGGAGCGCAGAGGATGAGCTTCTGTCGCTGCCCTCGCTGTGGTTTCCGTTGGACGCTGACGCTCCGGACGAGGACTTACGATAGGTGCCGCCGTAGTGCTGGCTCGCAGACGCCTTGGCCTTGAGACGCTGGAGCTTGGTGGCCACGGACTTGGGTATTGTACGGCCGTTCTCGTCGCTCCACGTGCTGCTCTCTTTTGGAACGGTGCAAGACTTCTGCCACAGAGTATTGCACGTCGCAAAAGAAACCACGTTCTCGAGCGGAGGGTTAAAAAGtaaacgaaaacgaaatgataACAAATCGGggggtggtgatggtggtggttggTTGACCTCGAAACACTTTCTTCTGCTTCCTCAGGGCGGCTGGTGTGTTTCGATTGTTACATTTGACATTGGAATCCATGGGATTGCTTGGCGCACTTGGTACACCTGGCGGGCCCTACTCCCCACACGCAGTCACTCTGGGCTTGGCCTTCGCGTGAATCTTCAATCTGCGGAGTATGGCGAAAATATTAACTGcgattaatatttatttgctgccATATGTTtgcgacacacacacacatacacacacacacgcacggaGCATTGCAGCGCTTTAGAACACTGCATTTacacctgctgctgctctttgACACACATTTGGTTGGCTTTTCCTGCGCTTTTCACGGCTTTCCACCGATCCGTGGTATTCTTAGAGCGTCACACGATTTCCACACGAAAATGACGGGAGATCGCGAGACAACTGGAAGGCGACAGACGGGTAATGTGCGTGGAATTATGCGAGATTTTGCGTTTGTAATGCACGCTTTGCACTGCGAATTGGCACGCGAACGTAATACGTAAGCAAGTCAAAAAGTGAGCGGCTGCCAGCGGAACGAAAAGGGGTCGGGACGGGGGACGGAGGGGGCGCGCACAGCTGAAAACAAGTTTGAAATAGCCGAAAAACAGCAACGCGAAGGTGAAATTTCCGAAAATCGAATTGAAACGTAGACGAAAATCATCAGTCAATATATGTGTGCACTCTGgctgtgtgtgggtgtgctgCGTTTTCCACAACTACGTTGCGGCCTGCCAAGTGCCAATCGCTTTTCCGCCGCACCAATCGCACTTGATTCGAGCACACTGTTCCCAATTGCTGCTCGCCTTTACTATATTGCATTGTCTTACATTATTTACACCTCACGCTGTTGCTTctctttttactttttaacgATTCAATGCGGCCGCACTGCTGgtaaatgccaaaaaataccAGGCCTGCGAGGAAAAGTTATTTCTATCGAAAACAGAGTGACCGTTGCCGAAAAAACGGTTCCTTGTTCGAGGTTGGGCACTTCGCTGCGCTCTTAGCCAGCACTCCAACCACATGATCAAATTTtgagttaaatattttaaaactttctGTTCATGGATACTCTTTTAAAAGAACTTgtcaatttaatttagaaactaaacaatatattttcatatatatatatatatataaagaagaGTACTATGAATTTAGAGCCGTTGAATTAAATATCTTCCAGAATGGTCAGATCAAAAccgttttaatattttatgatctTTGGAACCTCATATTGCATATCAAAAGAATTAGTTTGAATTAAACAGGGTAAAAGATAAAAAATTgctattttaaaaattgtagCTGTTGGGATCGACGGCCCAAAATGAACAAGCGATATATGCAATATTTTGTGGGTCTTTTGGAAATAAAAGCGAtcgttttttctttatttgtcTTTCGGCGTCTTTGTCAATcactataaaatatttaaattatttcaattttgtatAAGTTGTTGCtatataaaacaataaatatatttatcgcGTTTTTTCTTTTACATACAATATAGCGTTTCTGATCCTATAAATGatttatattcttgatcaggatcactaGGTGAATCTTTCTGGCCGTCCAAATgactgtccgtccgtatgaacgtcgtttttttttctttcttctttAGCCTTAACAATTTTTATCTATATGCcgaaataattatatatataattataattatgaaTATGTCAggaacttttttattttactagttttatttgccaatttccAAACCAACTGTCGTGGTCTCTTGCTTGTATTCTAAATTTTGTTCACAAAAACTTTAGCTCGATAAGGATAGTgaaaaaagatacaaaattcAATATTCTAAAATTTGTTGGACCTATAATTCATTTGGAACTACACAAAAACTTTAACGGAAAAAATCCCCCCTTTAGTAGTTCTTACAATTTTATAAACACcacaaaaaatacatttctttcaaaagaGAATTTTAGCTTGTAACTAAGATAGTGCCTTAAGTTTTGCAAGTATACATTCCTTAAAATGTTGAACtagcttttccatttcccgtTCCTTATACTGACTCCCGCTTCTCGCAATCTTGGACAACTCGTCTTCCACGATGACAATTGTGATGTTCGGCATTTTAAAGCTCGGCAGCTTGATGAAGTTTTCCAAAGTATTCTTATTCAAAATGTCAATATTGCCAACATTTATCCGATGTTTGCTGCCCCGCATCACTTCCACAACGCACAGCATTTTCAGAGTGTTGAGCGTTGCCGGATTGTGCAGTTGCTTTATATTTCCAAACCAGGATCGCAGTTCGGTTTTCAAATTATCCGATATGGAGTAGACATCATATTGAAACAGGAAGATTATAGCTGAAGAGTCAGGAGTTCATTTGGGTATAAATTGGGTTTATAAATCAAGCAACTCGAACTTACCAAAGTAAACTGGAAAAAGTCGCATTTCTGAATGTGGCGATAATACTCGGATTTGATCTCTACATGCCTTCGCTTATATAGCGAATATAATGAATCTATTAGTCAGACACGGATTTAATTGGTCATACCTTAGGAAAGGTACACTTGAAGGAATTTGGTGGCAATATAAcgattatataataataatattataaaagtTATATAGCTTGAACGTGGGTTTAAATGACTCTTTTGAGTAGCTGCCATAAAAAAGAGGACTTTCATAAACGACAGGGCATACAAACTTCAGATAACCGAAGGTAAAAGCTACCTCTATTGTTGCTAATACATTTTACATACTTATtatcatatatattattacTCCACTAACAAAGTAGATACTAAGACACGGAGTAtggcacaaattaatttcgtaTCGGCGATTATCGGGTCAAAGGGAAAACAAACAGACTGAAAACCGCCCCGATCTTCACACCAGATCGCGTTTTCCGGGCTGCCATGGAAAGCGGCAGCAGTAGCTCACCCACACTCAGGCAGGGGATTCCCTCGGAGATCGGATCATCATTAACATTTGGGCAAATCCTCAAGGCGCCGTCGGCCAGCTACCGTATTCTTCGGATTGGCCTAGGTCCCGCGCTCAAGGATGCGGATGCAGCTCCTCTGTAGGGGCGTTAATTACTTGAGCGCCGTCTCTGCCCTTCGAACCGAAGATCGGGGCTTTAAGATTTCGAAATGCCGAAATAGTGCGCCTCATTGCAtttctatttccatttccattttcaattgcatttccattccctTTGATACTGCTCCTAATCTGTCCCACTGGCGATGGCAGGCATTTGATAAGCTGAAACCGATACTTTTGCTCTCTTTTCTCGCTGGAGTGCGTTTCCTTTGAGGATTCCCATGGCACACAGGTACATAGTTATGTACACACTTGCGGGAAATGGTGGGCCGTGGTGGGTGGTCTTTCGAATGCAGCGGAAAATGCATAAAGTTTCTAACGGTCTAGTGGCGTGTCGAGGGCAATTTGTAGGCCGACTGTTGCCTTTTAGCCAACTTCCTCCTGccccactgccactgccatcCTCGACTGATGTCCTTGTTTTCCGTTTTCTAATCAAAGAGTTTTGCTGTCTGTTGCTCACTTTACAGTTTCGCAGTTCGCTTGCCCATTTGGCGgctaatttaaaaacttttcttatCAGTTGATGGAAtctaaaattgcatttttatggcacttCCTCTGGCTGTTCCGTTGCTTCCCCGCTTCCCTGCTTCCCCGCTTCCCTGCTCCACTCCTTCGCATCCTTGGGACCCTCGCCAAATGTGGTTCCGCCTATCGACACTTTCGTTTGAATAGTCGCCGAAAAATGCCTGCCAAAGTTGGCCTTTTTGCATTATTATTCCCCAGTTCTGGCTGGCTGTCTCGAACCCAATTACCGTTTTGTTTCTGAGAGTTTAGGTTCCTACGTATCGGAATGTCTGCAATTAGTGCTCAACTAGTGCAATACAATGCCGGACTGATTGAGTTACAGATTTCCCAGGCACAGGCAATTAAAGCACACCGTAGATCGCTGACAAATGCGTCGGATCTCGGGCATcttaaatcaattaaagaaGGCATTGTTTCCACGACTAACGAACCACTGACCCCTTGACCCTTTTGGCCTTGTTAGGGGTTGTCTCAAAACTGGGCCATCTCGAGCACTTCTTCAACTTTGCTGACGAGGGTTGGGCCATCAGATGTCTGGCTACCTGATGGGAATAACTGGAATCACCCGAAAGCAACAAGCGGCAGCTGTCCCCCCGAACCACGCCCACTGGCAAATATGTGCGCCCcctatgcaaatttaattagcgATCGTGAGTTATGGCcgcatatatataatatatagtcAGCCCTCCCACTCACTCTCCGCCGCCCTCCCTCACCCGAACAAATGCGCTCGATCAGGCAgtcataaatcaatttaaatggcCATCTCAGCGAGCTGCAGTGCATCCAGCGGGGGGAGGGACAGGAGGTGCTCCACAGGCACGACGGTGGATGCCTGAAATTGTCTGTAATTATAGTGAAAACACTTGGCACACAGCACAGCACTCCCCCAGCGGATTTGATTCAAAATACTCCTGCAATCGCGTTTCCCAAACCATTCAGATGCACATCCACATGGACATATGGATATGTACCACACAGTTTGTGGCATCGTGGCCACGTTGTGTGGccataattcaaaatttatgtcttttgaaattattttaatgtcTCTAATGGAACTCCCCTCCTCTGGCGGCGCGACCATGGACCCCCAGTTAGGAAAGATCAAGGGACCTGCCCACCAGTAATGAGCTTGTTAATCTCGCTGATGAAGGGAAGTTGCAGGTGTGATATGATGATTCCTTTTAAACTAGGAACTTACCTTAAAGTATGTGAGTAGTAAAGATCCAATTTTATAAAGCATGTGATTTAACGATGCTGATCAAGATATTGTATCTTGTAGCTGGTTAGCGCCTTCAAATTTTAGCTGttcctttaattttatgattgGAAACAATCGCATCTAATTGCGGCTCGAGTTCGATTACCCATTGTAAGGGATCATGGCCCAAAGATTGGACCTCATTTCGTGGAGCTGGAATGCCACCTATCCGTACGACACCGTGGATCCAACTCAATCTGAGGCGATAAATATCGCTCCGTGGCAGCCACGAGTTCAGATCCTCCATTAGGTGGCTCCATGTCGCGCGTTGGACTGTCCATACTGTCCAGTCTGTCCAGTCTGTCCAGCTACAACATCGATTACAAGATCCCATGCGGAGAGCAGCCCAGTGAGCTGGGCACGAGTCGTGATTGAGACTGGTCGATATGGGGATTCGAATGGGACTCTTCGCAGCCGGAGTCTCCATTTCCATTACCAATTCCATTTCCGATCTGATCTGATTAGGTCCAACGCCATTCCCAGCATGTCTGACCCACCTCCGAGGTCagcaatgcaaacaaattcGCAGCAAATCTCAATCGCAGCCACCTGCGCagcttaataaataaattggccAGCTCCAACCGCATCCACCCGATCCTCCACCGATTTCTTCACCCGTCGAAGTGATacgaaaacaaattgaaattggcaACGCGCTTGTTGGGCGCTAATTTATTAGCCGCTCGCCCGGTGAGCCtagaattttaattgaatattaacACCTTTGGCAGAGGATCTCGCTGGGAGTTTGGTTACCCGGCTGCTGGAGCGGATTAGCCAGAGTAGTCGACTGGCGGGGAGGAGGATGCGACCAGTGGTCAGTGGTCAAGTGCCGCGGGCGCTGCACACAATTCAACTGTGTGTGTCTTTGTGGCATTGATTTATGCAATAGCCTCGACGAGGAACTCCCCATGATCCCCGTGATCCGCGTGTGTGGGTTCCCAATCGCCCATCGACACCAATTCTGGTAGCGAGAGGAAATTGGTTATTTATAAGTGTCAGCTGATGATTAAATTGGAATAGGACTCGCATCGAATTATTTCCCTGAATATCGCACATTTTGAAATGATTTCCGattgaaaatacattttaacaGAGCCCATGACCATGAGTTGACTTTGAAATCCAAAAGTGTACCCTATAAACATATGGTACTAGGTCGGAGAATTCATCCTCGAAGGCTTAACGAGGAATGATACAAACtaaattatttgaataataattgaagatagaaggaagcgtttcggATCCTCTTTACTATAGATATTCTGTGATCAGTGATTACAGACCAGAAAGCTAAGGACTTGAGATAAAACACATTGAAATCCTGGACATAAAATAGTTTATGGGGCACCTTAGCATATTACAATTGCTCAAATTTTAGAAACTCTACCACATGTGATTAATAAATTACCCTGATAATATAATGTTAGTACAAACCGTAAATAATATCAGAAGCGAGATTTATTATAGGTATTTTACAGAATTATCCGCTCTTAACATTAAGCGTTAACAATTCGAACTTCTCATTGTGAACTTCACAAGACCGTATTTCTGAGATACACGTCGCAGAGTACGTGTGACTGGAATCTTTTCAGATCGTGTCAACACACGCGATGTCCGAAGATGGCCCCAAATCCAATTGGCCACCCACGAGGAGCAAGGAGGGCGAATGTGGCAGCCCCAGCAGATCAGATCTGCAAATTGGACAGGAACCCGCTGCGTCGCGTGCCCCAAGTTCATTTGGCATGCCGCTGGCCACGTGAAGATTGTTTTTAAGCTGATTAGTTAatagaaaaattatttaaatatgccCGACTGTGCCTCGGCCACCAGAAAACAAAGACTCAGCTCCagacgtacatacatacgtatgcaGAAAGGAAGCAGCCGGAGATGGGGCACGGCAATCACAATCTAATCTCGGCCAGCGATCGAAACGAGATCAGTGAATTCCGCACCATCGGTAAACTTTGGGGGGGCTGGCCGCTATTATTTATTGACACTCGAAACCGAGCGGGAAGATGAGCCTCCGCATCCCGCGAGGAGCATGGGGCGGAGTCCCTCAAGTGGCCAGGATGGTTGGCCAAGGCGTCGCCGCCTGTGACAGCAGATGGTGTCGGCATTCCAGGCACCTTCTCCCTCGACCCGTGCCCCCTGATCCCCTGTTCTCGGCTCTTCTTCCTAACTCCTCTCTGTGCACGCGACTCGAGGCTAAGGCCAGGGGAATCCCACTTGGAGGGGAGGAGAACTGGGAGACCCGGATCGGACCGGACCGCCCGTCTTGCTCCTCGACACTCTACTCGACTGTTTGATTTATGTTCGCGTAATTGTTGGTTTAAACGCTTTTGCACGCTGCCCGTTTGGCGGGGTCAGTGGGAAGAGGGGTCCGGCGGAGCGGGGTAGTCGACGTTATGACACTCCAGTGAAATGTGAAGCATGTCCAGAGTTGTCGAGCCAACCCGAATTCTGTGCAAGAGCGAAGAACTCAGGATAATAGGTAGGAAACCTGAGATATTtcccaatttatatttatgttcaaCATTTAAGTTTTCGAAATCTGGCAAACTTTTACTCAGGTAAAAGAAGCAGGAAGATGAATCCGTGtgcacaattaatttgttttggcttCACAATAAAACGTTTTTCAACTGCCAATTGTGTTGACTGTTTTACGTTGGTCTAATGGCTACTGAACCACATGATCATTAACGGGGAAAAACAGATCAGCATTAGCTTCAAAGTACTATTCAGTTCTTTTAGTTGAAG
The sequence above is drawn from the Drosophila melanogaster chromosome 2R genome and encodes:
- the CG1701 gene encoding uncharacterized protein, isoform C, translating into MRLFPVYFAIIFLFQYDVYSISDNLKTELRSWFGNIKQLHNPATLNTLKMLCVVEVMRGSKHRINVGNIDILNKNTLENFIKLPSFKMPNITIVIVEDELSKIARSGSQYKEREMEKLVQHFKECILAKLKALS